actcagaccagcccttctggcaccaacaatcatgccacgttcaaagtcactcaaatcacctttcttccccatactgatgctcggtttgaactgcaggagattgtcttgacaatgtctacatgcctaaatgcactgagttgccgccatgtgattggctgcttagaaattaagtgttaaagagcagttggacaggtgtacctaataaagtggccggtgagtgtatatatttttaaaacgtaAATGCTTTGAATCTTTATCTTCACTATTGACAACATGAAGGATATTTCTCACGTGAGCAGCTAAAGGAGCACCAACAGGTAAATAAAGAGATTAAGTGGATGTCTTGAATCACGTCGCTACGGTAACGGCAACATTGATAAACATCCGTCTGAGTCTACGGGTCAAAATCATTTTAGAAATTAGACATCCAACTGTGTTTTTTATGTCGTGAGAAATATCCAAATTTTAAGTATTTATAATGTGTATAGAATTATAATAAGAATTCACGTGGACCGTTTCAATTTCAAACTGGAGTAGATTTGTCTTGACTTTAGTTCCTTTCTACTATGAATAAAATTCATACTttcatttctgaaatgaatgaatatgaagTTACATTGTAATGATTAGTTATAATTATTATGGTCAAGAATCATTCAAATGAatcaggaggaaaaacaaaaggctgaAAACGTGTTAAATGgatgaattttaaaataaacatttaatatgTGGGGATCCAACGGTTAATTATTACATGGTGTGTGATCACGTGACACTCGAGGTCCAATCAGCAGGCGCCTCAGAGCATGAAACACTGACCTCTGGTTCACATccagagagtaaaaaaaagaaaaacataatacaaaaataacaatataaaacaaataagaataaaaagctTATTACAGAAACAACATTTCTCCCTCTCAAGTTAAGAGTACCACTTCCATTAAATCTGGACACACCAGGTTATGTCACAATAACAAGATTATTAACATTATTCTTATTAATatcttacaaaaaaaacaaacagtgcaaTAAAAAGTTTTTCTTATCCCAGGCGACGGGGGCGGGGCTTGGCAgcaaggagagaggaaggaggtaaCATCCAAAAGTAAAGGAGGGTAGGAAAGGACAGAGggaacacagaggaggaggagcttgtggGGATGACATGAGGAGCAAACAAAGGGGGTGCGGATGGATGAACATGTGGAGGTAGAAGGGGAACCATGAAGGCAGatccgtgaggggggggggcggggggggatgcACCGATGGCTCGGGTCAGAGGCTCAACTCGTAGCTTCTATCCAGAGACGTCTGTCAGACTCCTAAATAAAGCTTTGACTGCTGTGCAAATGAAGCCAAGGGTTTTGTAGTGTgacctgtgatgtcacagcaggAAATGACTTCACCGTGTGTCCTGTGGGTTCTCAGCGAGATCTCTGAATCTccgtcttcttctgtggttaaTGCTTCTGATCCTCCTGTGTTACTTTGACAGGAGCAACGCCGTCCTCTAAAAATCAATATAATCAATATAAATCTGGTATTATCAGCATGTGTTCAGAACCGCCTCTGCAAGAAATCAGAGGAAAAGAGAACAGAGAGAAGAACTAAGAAATGCGTCGCGCCACGGGATCGAAACAGGAAATGGATCGAGAGGCTTTGAGTCTATTGGCTCTGAAACGGGGAATCAACGCATCtggagggggcggagtcacagggggaggaggaagggtagATGGGAGGGGTCTGACCAAAGAGCAAGTGTGTGTAAGACAGGTGGTTGTGGCCTGTTCTGTTGGGGGTCAGGTGGAGGGGCGTCTGTTCTCAGGAACTCCTCTTAGTCCGGGAGTGTTGGATCAACCACTGGAGGGTGATGTCTGCAGCGTGTgggacaacaaacaaacagcaagtTGTTTTCATTGGTTAAGCCCAGAAACAGCTGACGCTATATAATAAACAATTCACTGACGATCGCTCAATAATCAGTAGAATCactgatgatgacatcattagCAGCACCGCTAGCGGCTAACAGCTAAAAGGTTCACTTCAGTAACGTCATGATGCATTCAGGCTCTGATCGACTGAGAACGTCATCGTGATGTGTAATCAcaccaaaataaatcaatgttttcacataaatataaaatagataCGAGATGCATAATAATAGGTTTCATGTGAGTGTGTGGTACCGATATTGTCTTTCTCCTTGCAGGAGATGGAGTAACAGCAGATCTCTCGGTCCTGGATGGCCGACAGGTTCCtgattcaaacataaaaaaattTAACATGAAAGCTTTTGCATCATGTTGATGTACTTCTACTATATAAACTTCTCcattattgtactttttactgcaACTAAGGAATGAAGTTGCATTGTAATGGATTAACGCAAGAGTTTTATTCAGATCAATAATGAAAAGTACATATGAATGCAAAGTCATCAGACAGATAGTGATAATGAGTTGATGAACACATGAAAGCATCACTAATCACAATGCAATTCGTTTTGAGGTGATTAGTTACGTTATTATGTTACTCACATCCTCTCTATGAGCTCCTTCTCATCCAGAGCTCCTGGTAGGTCCCTCTTGTTCCCCAGAACCAGAACCTGGAGCCCACAGGAGGCGAGAACACACATATAAAGGATTCACAAAATTAATACTCCACAGGAATACCTGAACATAGAGACACCTTTTATGTCCTAACCATTtgaattaattgttttttttggtgataacCTCGATGGAAGAATTGCACTAAATAAGAGAACGAGTCCAGGAGGATTTAAATCATTTCTGATAAGCtttgaaaaacagacaaatcaaGATCAAGGATCAATAAGAAGCTGTATTGGCTTTGATTAGCTCAGAGTTCTAAGAAGTGACTGCCTCACATTCTCTGGACTTTTCTTGAATCTGTGAAGTTGTTGTAAGTTCTGATTAACTCGGTCCGGCTCCCAGTGCTCTTACCGGGATGCCCTGCAGCTGCGGTTTGTCCAGCAGGTTGTGGAGTTCGTTCTTGGAGGCTTCGATCTTCTCTGGGTCGGCTGCGTCCACCATGTAGCTGCAAAGGGACAAACACgacatcatttaaaaacacaagacgGTTGTAGAAGTTCTGAATGTGTCCTCTGGGCTCGACTGTGAACCGCATTAAAGAACAGATGGAAGTTGTAGAACATCAGCCTGTGTCCCCCGTCCACGTCCACCTTCTCGGGTCCATCAGAGGGACACCGCCACTTACACGATAGCGCTGACTCCTCGACAGTAGCGCTCCCACATGCTCCGGAACCGAGGCTGACCCCCGATGTCCCACAACTACAGACACAGAGCAGACATATTCTGGAGTCCATAGTAAACAACACTTACTGTAAATGATCTCATTAGGAGTCAGAATGAGAAAACCAGCAATAAATAATCAGAAACTCATATTCATGAGAAGAATGGAACTACCAACCTTGATGGTGACGTTGCCCTTTGTGATCTTCCTCATGTTGAATCCAACTGTAGGAATCATGTCTTCACTGAACTGgccagactgacacacacacacacacacacacacacacacacacacacacacacacacacacactttgccttaTTGGAGGATTTGGTTTATGacaataaaggtcaaaggcCAGGGAGGGAAACTgggctgtattttattttacagctgCCCCCAATACCAACAGTCTTGTTTACATGctaagctaaatgctaacagagTCCTGTAAGCTTCAGTAGTGGAATACGGGACCAACACACAGCGACTTAGTGATCTGAGAATGAGATGTTAGATACAACATTG
This sequence is a window from Pungitius pungitius chromosome 1, fPunPun2.1, whole genome shotgun sequence. Protein-coding genes within it:
- the LOC119222857 gene encoding ADP-ribosylation factor-like protein 8A, giving the protein MIALINKLLDWFKALFWKEEMELTLVGLQYSGKTTFVNVIASGQFSEDMIPTVGFNMRKITKGNVTIKLWDIGGQPRFRSMWERYCRGVSAIVYMVDAADPEKIEASKNELHNLLDKPQLQGIPVLVLGNKRDLPGALDEKELIERMNLSAIQDREICCYSISCKEKDNIDITLQWLIQHSRTKRSS